GTGGCGGGGCGCGTGATCGCCTATTCGGGAGACACCGAATGGACACCGGCTCTCGTCGAGGCGGCGCGCGGCGCGGACCTTTTCGTATGCGAAGCGTACTTCTTCGACCGGAAGGTGAAGGGGCATCTCGACTATGCGACCTTCCGTTCCCGTCGCGGCGACTTCTCCTGCGGGTGCGTCGTGCTCACCCACATGAGCGGGGACATGCTGGCAAGATCCCATGAGACCGCGGACATCCCGGCGGCCGACGGCCTGCTGGTTTCTCTATAAGCAACCGCGACAATCGTCGCTTTCCGGAAGGAGCGGGGAATGCAGGGGACGCAAGGGAGCCGGAACGCCGTCGTTTTCGGGCTGGCATACCTCCTGTCGGCGTTCGGGTACGAGTTCATGGTGTTCGTC
This portion of the Deltaproteobacteria bacterium genome encodes:
- a CDS encoding MBL fold metallo-hydrolase, with amino-acid sequence VAGRVIAYSGDTEWTPALVEAARGADLFVCEAYFFDRKVKGHLDYATFRSRRGDFSCGCVVLTHMSGDMLARSHETADIPAADGLLVSL